One region of gamma proteobacterium HIMB55 genomic DNA includes:
- a CDS encoding hypothetical protein (PFAM: Yqey-like protein), which yields MSEADNLVATIKAAMKAAMKAREKERLATIRLIQAEFKRVEVDERIDIDDARALTIMDKMVKQRRDSVNQFQSAGRDELAAIELAEIEVIQEFLPQQLSEDEIVAIIDEALAGIDATGMAAMGPLMGAIKPKLQGRADMGAVSKIVKAKLTA from the coding sequence ATGTCCGAAGCCGATAACCTAGTCGCCACCATCAAAGCTGCCATGAAGGCGGCGATGAAGGCGCGGGAGAAAGAACGGCTCGCCACCATCCGACTCATTCAAGCAGAGTTCAAGCGTGTCGAAGTAGACGAGCGCATCGACATCGATGATGCCCGCGCGCTTACCATCATGGATAAGATGGTCAAACAACGCCGAGACTCTGTTAATCAATTCCAAAGCGCAGGCCGAGACGAATTGGCGGCCATTGAGCTCGCGGAAATTGAAGTCATCCAAGAATTCCTTCCTCAGCAACTCAGCGAAGACGAAATTGTTGCAATCATCGATGAAGCGCTCGCTGGAATCGATGCAACGGGTATGGCCGCAATGGGCCCTTTAATGGGTGCAATTAAACCTAAACTGCAAGGCCGTGCAGATATGGGTGCCGTTTCGAAGATTGTTAAGGCTAAACTGACGGCTTGA
- a CDS encoding DNA primase (PFAM: Toprim domain; DNA primase catalytic core, N-terminal domain; CHC2 zinc finger; DNA primase DnaG DnaB-binding; DnaB-helicase binding domain of primase~TIGRFAM: DNA primase, catalytic core), which yields MARLPQAFIDQVLDRTDIVDVVDRRVKLKKAGKNYSACCPFHQEKTPSFSVNPEKQFYYCFGCGAGGNALGFIMDYERMEFREAIESLAQAAGIDLPAEEIDNAPQVDHQKPLYESMERATKLYEGFLRQHKDRGRVVEYLKNRGLSGEIARDFRLGFAPEGWDNLMQTLTDEDSVGHALTAGLLIENDKGRKYDRFRDRVIFPIVNQRGKVIAMGGRVLGDGKPKYLNSPETPLFSKSHELYGLHHIRKFAKNLSRIVVVEGYMDVIALAQFGIHYAVATLGTSVGKPHLELLFRRVEQVVFCFDGDEAGRKAAFRGMEAALPMMEDGRQVKFLFLPEGEDPDTVVRSKGAQHLEHMFDTAAPLEQFLFEQMGTGIDLTTMDGKARLSKLVAPYINQIPDGVYKTLLFKSLAERTDMDVESLRRLREVQETPNNAEQASQPYADVASPPDEDEYGQFGSIAPSDYDDADPYAAMAGVADIDSGFDTGFSDGVLMRALGLIALHPPAALLVADEMLPDSSDRTANLLREVVTLVREMPDMSTAALLGYWTNTDEGEALSAAAAKEVIDTESEINEHLVAILNKLSRDRRVNLLRTRAHELKSVPYTELNNEQKRELVSLTTEIRQLSGRD from the coding sequence ATGGCCCGACTCCCACAAGCATTCATAGATCAAGTTCTCGATAGAACCGACATCGTTGATGTCGTGGATCGGCGCGTGAAGCTCAAAAAAGCCGGGAAGAATTACTCTGCCTGTTGCCCTTTCCATCAAGAAAAAACCCCCTCTTTTTCGGTAAACCCTGAGAAACAGTTCTACTACTGCTTCGGCTGCGGTGCAGGCGGCAATGCGCTCGGCTTCATCATGGATTACGAGCGAATGGAGTTCCGTGAGGCCATCGAATCGCTGGCCCAGGCCGCGGGCATTGACCTCCCAGCTGAAGAGATCGACAACGCCCCTCAAGTCGACCATCAAAAACCGCTTTATGAATCCATGGAGCGCGCCACAAAGTTGTATGAAGGCTTCTTGCGCCAGCACAAAGATCGTGGTCGGGTTGTCGAATACCTCAAGAACAGAGGTCTTTCGGGGGAAATTGCTCGAGATTTTCGTCTTGGCTTTGCGCCCGAGGGTTGGGACAACCTCATGCAGACGCTGACGGATGAAGACAGCGTGGGCCACGCGCTCACCGCAGGCCTGCTGATTGAGAATGACAAAGGCCGAAAATACGACCGATTCCGGGATCGCGTCATTTTCCCCATCGTTAATCAGCGCGGAAAAGTGATTGCCATGGGTGGCAGAGTGCTTGGCGACGGCAAGCCCAAGTACCTTAACTCGCCGGAAACCCCCTTATTTTCAAAGTCGCACGAACTCTACGGGTTGCACCACATTCGCAAATTCGCGAAAAACTTGAGCCGAATTGTGGTTGTCGAAGGGTATATGGATGTAATTGCCTTGGCGCAATTTGGCATTCACTACGCCGTAGCAACGCTTGGAACATCGGTGGGCAAGCCTCACCTTGAGCTCTTGTTCCGCCGCGTCGAGCAGGTTGTGTTTTGCTTCGATGGCGACGAAGCCGGTCGAAAAGCAGCCTTCAGAGGAATGGAAGCGGCGCTTCCGATGATGGAAGACGGTCGACAGGTAAAGTTCTTGTTCCTACCCGAGGGTGAAGACCCTGACACTGTCGTGCGGAGCAAAGGTGCACAGCACCTCGAGCACATGTTTGACACCGCTGCGCCACTTGAACAGTTCCTTTTCGAGCAGATGGGTACTGGGATCGATCTGACAACAATGGATGGAAAAGCGCGGCTCTCGAAATTAGTCGCACCTTACATCAATCAAATTCCGGACGGTGTTTACAAAACCCTCCTATTCAAGTCGCTAGCCGAACGAACGGATATGGACGTGGAAAGCCTTCGTCGCCTGCGGGAAGTTCAGGAAACGCCGAACAACGCAGAACAGGCGTCTCAGCCCTATGCCGACGTGGCGTCACCACCTGACGAAGATGAATACGGTCAGTTTGGGAGTATTGCTCCCAGCGACTACGACGACGCCGATCCATACGCGGCTATGGCCGGGGTTGCTGACATAGATTCAGGGTTCGATACAGGCTTTAGCGACGGCGTACTGATGCGAGCGCTTGGCTTGATTGCACTCCATCCGCCGGCAGCGCTTCTCGTCGCGGACGAGATGCTCCCCGATAGCTCAGACAGAACTGCGAATTTACTTCGAGAAGTGGTCACCCTCGTACGAGAAATGCCCGATATGAGTACAGCAGCTCTGCTGGGTTATTGGACGAATACCGATGAAGGTGAGGCACTCAGCGCCGCTGCAGCCAAGGAAGTTATCGATACCGAAAGTGAGATCAATGAGCACCTAGTGGCCATATTGAACAAATTATCAAGAGATCGGCGTGTCAATCTGTTGCGTACACGTGCTCATGAACTTAAGTCGGTGCCCTACACCGAGTTAAATAACGAGCAAAAGCGCGAGCTTGTGTCACTTACGACTGAAATAAGACAACTTTCTGGCAGAGATTGA